Proteins encoded in a region of the Vicia villosa cultivar HV-30 ecotype Madison, WI linkage group LG5, Vvil1.0, whole genome shotgun sequence genome:
- the LOC131606122 gene encoding VQ motif-containing protein 11 has product MHSPTYGSDPTAQPNTTFVQADPSNFRSVVQKLTGASQDPSAQKLPLTLPSRLTQAQAHRLPPSTTTSEQPMGPKKPNFKLHERRSKKLQLTVSETPTMFQNNNMMMMLMNNNNNNNIRSVVMASPVSPLEYYMAHGNSPKSPYEEDEEKEEEKVIAQKGFYLHPSPRSSQQPPQLLPLFPLHSPSSQSHS; this is encoded by the coding sequence ATGCATTCACCAACGTACGGATCCGACCCGACAGCACAACCAAACACAACCTTCGTACAAGCCGACCCATCCAACTTCCGATCAGTCGTTCAAAAACTAACCGGAGCATCCCAAGACCCATCAGCCCAAAAACTTCCACTCACACTCCCATCTCGTCTAACCCAAGCCCAAGCCCACCGTCTACCACCATCCACCACCACTTCCGAACAACCAATGGGCCCAaaaaaaccaaacttcaaactccACGAACGCCGCTCCAAAAAACTTCAACTAACCGTTTCGGAAACTCCCACGATGTTccaaaacaacaacatgatgatgatgttgatgaacaacaacaacaataacaacattcgAAGTGTTGTTATGGCTTCACCTGTTTCTCCATTAGAATACTACATGGCGCATGGAAATAGTCCAAAGTCACcctatgaagaagatgaagaaaaagaagaagaaaaagtgatAGCTCAAAAAGGTTTCTATTTGCACCCCTCTCCTAGATCCTCTCAACAACCACCTCAACTCTTACCTCTTTTTCCTTTGCATTCTCCTTCTTCTCAATCTCattcttaa